ACCGTAGATCGTCTGCCATCTGTCCCTATCACTACATTAGCAGAAACGGTAAGCATACCGTTGGGCGTAACAGCTTTAATACCGGACACTTTACCATTCGTTTTTACCAGTTCGGTAACATTGGCTTCCGTCAACAATTTAAAGTTGTTATATTGTTTAGCTTGTGTGGCGATAAAATTTAAAAAATCCCATTGAGGCATTAAACCCAATACAGGCTTTGCTAAGGGTAAATAACTGAAATCGGCTATCTGCACGGTAAAATCATTGTACTGACCTTTTAAGGTAGTTACTTCCTGGTGAGGCACTTTTAAGAAATCATCTAAAATATTCAGCTCGTGCATTAACTGTATGGTGGAAGGATGAATGGTATCTCCTCTGAAATCACGCAGAAAATCTTTATGCTTTTCCAGTACAATAACGTTAACGCCCGCCCGGGCTAATAAAAATCCTAACATCATCCCTGCAGGACCGCCACCGCAAATACAACAATCAGTAGTCATTGTAGAAAGATCATCCATACAGCATTTGTTTATTGTTTTAAAATTACAATAAACTGAGGTGAAAATAATGATGATATACCTGGCAGAGCAATTGTACATGCTCTTGGTCAATATTGACAACATCCCTTGCAATGTTTGCGGACCAGCCGGAAGAAAGAACATTGTCGCCGGATATTTATACAGTGCCTCCGTCAGAATATACAAAGGAGGGTGTAAATATATACAGAGGCTCCGTCAACATGAACATCGCCTCTGTCAACGTTGTAAACGCCGTTTGCAACATTAACAATTGCTCCGTCAGAATGTACAGAAGGGTTGTATAAATGGTAAACGACGTTTTACATTTATACAATGTGGGTGGAATACATAAAGATCAATGGAAAATTTAGTAATGATGCTTTACATTAACTCTTAGTCAACGTTTAAATCTTCAATAAGAATGGGTAATAAGAAAGGGCTTTGTGTACTGAAGATATGTGAATGGTGATGAGTTGGATTTGAAACAAAGTCAGGAATAACTATTGATAACCGTGACAATATGAAATGCTTTAAACAAAAAAGGCTGCCTTTTCAGACAGCCTTTACAATAGGTTTTCCTTAATTAGTTCATGTGTTGCTCGATCTTTTTAACAAAGTTTGCTTTTGGCTGAGCACCCACTAATTTATCTACAACCTGCCCGCCTTTTACAAAAAGGATAGCAGGAATACTTGTAATACCATAGTTCATAGATACCTGCGGATTGTGATCAACATTTACTTTACCAATGTTTACCTTACCGTCGTATTCTTTAGATAATTCCTCGATAACAGGACCGATCGCACGGCAAGGACCACACCACTCAGCCCAAAAATCAACTACTGATAATTTATCTGAATCAAGTACTTTTTCCTTGAAGTTCACATCTGTTAATTCTACTGCCATATTAATTTATTTTTAAGTTTTTGTGATTAAAGAGGAACAAATTTACATCCAATTTCTTAGATGCGCTGTAATGACATATTCACAAAACATTTGTCAGTGTGAATTGTTCAAAAATGGTCATTATTTCATGAAAAATACAGACTTTTAGCATCGAGTTATGTGTATAAAAAAAGGTTCAGGAAATGCCCGAACCTTGTCTTTTTTGAATATTGTCTGCTTAAAATGTTTGAACGTATTTGCCGGAAGCTTTTAAAATGGTAGTACCTGTAATATCCGGTGTCATAGATATATTGGTAAACGTAGCCACATATTTTCCATTTACAATAGTTACCACTACTTTATCGCCGGAAGCTCCTGTAGAAGTATAATGAGCAAAAGGGTTTTCATTATCTATTTCAACAAAGCACTGTGAACTGGTTGAAAGGTCAATGCTGCTGACAACCGTATATGTTCCAGCAACAGGGGCTTGCGTAAAATCAATATCAAA
The Ferruginibacter albus DNA segment above includes these coding regions:
- the trxA gene encoding thioredoxin; amino-acid sequence: MAVELTDVNFKEKVLDSDKLSVVDFWAEWCGPCRAIGPVIEELSKEYDGKVNIGKVNVDHNPQVSMNYGITSIPAILFVKGGQVVDKLVGAQPKANFVKKIEQHMN